In a genomic window of Prochlorococcus marinus str. GP2:
- a CDS encoding DNA gyrase/topoisomerase IV subunit A — MDKKKFTSISLQEEMQRSYLEYAMSVIVGRALPDARDGLKPVQRRILFAMYELGLTPDRPFRKCARVVGDVLGKYHPHGDQAVYDALVRLVQSFSTKYPTLDGHGNFGSVDNDPPAAMRYTETRLAPIAHKGFLEEIGSETVNFSNNFDGSQKEPDVLPAQLPFLLLNGSSGIAVGMATNIPPHNLGEIVDGLIALIENKEISDKQLSKIIKGPDFPTGGELICGNALQELYKTGKGSITIRGVIKIEELTLSKGKHKKNALIITELPYQINKAGWIEKLAELVNSNKINGISDIRDESDRDGMRIVIELKKDSNAELVISNLYKKTTLQTNFGAIFLALINGKPIQLNLKQYLNYFLEFREETIRKRTNYYLKNTLEKLEILEGLSKATKDIKKVIETIEESENSAEAKSKLIEKFYLSEKQASSVLDMPLKKLTNLEKNQIDDDLEKLQEKKDYFQKLLNERELLLKLLIEELLILKKKYDVKRKTKLLKNIDQNEELETINNQILEDFVNKKTKLYIDNRLYLKKMILNNYKKSFEEVNKIIDNKNIQKFIFKIEKNIKLIGITLTGKVFHIDWESNINNDFKLDNKIIGNINQNEILNFHSMKKGIKNYLCILNSDGRFKKVLFDENMFKSNRSFAITKLKNNIQIIDSFISSEENNLIILTSIGRLFKFNLSNKNLNPTTKQSQGLMLAKPLPTERIVSCCQYKNGDNIYLISKQGKIFCINSNEIYYANEYNLGYLNERTQLKNDYFLKVSPSNHYLDIETNKNKSARLDFDKLNFTSNKTNFLINFLNLEKGEYLENCFRLENLMH; from the coding sequence ATGGATAAGAAAAAATTTACTTCCATCTCACTCCAAGAAGAAATGCAACGTTCTTATCTGGAGTATGCAATGAGCGTAATAGTAGGACGTGCACTACCCGATGCAAGAGACGGCCTTAAGCCTGTTCAGAGAAGAATATTATTTGCAATGTATGAATTAGGTTTAACACCAGATAGGCCATTTAGAAAGTGTGCGAGAGTTGTTGGAGATGTGCTTGGGAAATACCATCCTCATGGAGATCAAGCAGTATATGATGCATTAGTAAGGCTTGTACAAAGTTTTTCAACAAAATATCCTACTTTAGACGGTCATGGAAATTTTGGATCTGTAGATAATGATCCACCAGCAGCAATGAGATATACTGAGACCAGGTTAGCTCCAATAGCTCACAAAGGATTTCTTGAAGAAATAGGATCAGAAACAGTAAATTTTTCAAATAACTTTGACGGTTCCCAAAAAGAACCAGATGTTCTTCCAGCCCAACTTCCATTTTTATTGTTAAATGGATCTTCAGGTATTGCTGTTGGAATGGCAACAAACATTCCACCTCACAATCTAGGAGAAATAGTAGATGGTTTAATTGCTCTAATAGAAAATAAAGAAATAAGTGATAAACAACTTTCTAAAATTATAAAGGGACCTGACTTCCCTACAGGGGGGGAATTAATTTGTGGGAATGCATTACAGGAACTTTACAAAACAGGAAAAGGATCAATAACAATTAGAGGTGTAATAAAGATAGAGGAGTTAACTTTAAGTAAAGGAAAGCATAAAAAAAATGCATTAATCATTACAGAGCTTCCTTATCAAATCAATAAGGCAGGTTGGATTGAAAAACTAGCAGAACTTGTTAATTCAAACAAAATTAATGGAATATCTGATATTCGAGATGAAAGTGATAGAGATGGCATGAGAATTGTAATAGAATTAAAAAAAGATTCTAATGCTGAACTTGTAATTTCAAATTTGTATAAAAAAACAACACTCCAAACCAACTTTGGGGCAATTTTTTTAGCATTAATTAATGGTAAACCTATACAATTAAACTTAAAACAATATCTCAACTATTTTCTCGAATTTCGTGAAGAAACAATTAGAAAAAGAACTAATTATTATCTTAAAAACACACTTGAAAAACTAGAAATATTAGAAGGTTTATCTAAAGCGACGAAAGATATAAAAAAAGTTATCGAAACCATAGAAGAATCTGAAAATTCTGCAGAAGCCAAATCAAAATTAATTGAAAAGTTTTACTTGAGTGAGAAACAAGCAAGTTCAGTTTTGGATATGCCTCTAAAAAAATTAACAAATCTCGAAAAAAATCAGATAGATGATGATTTAGAAAAATTACAAGAGAAAAAAGATTATTTTCAAAAATTGTTAAATGAAAGAGAATTATTACTTAAATTACTTATAGAAGAATTATTAATACTAAAGAAAAAATATGACGTTAAAAGAAAAACAAAACTACTCAAGAATATAGATCAAAATGAAGAACTAGAAACAATTAATAATCAGATATTAGAAGACTTCGTAAATAAAAAAACTAAATTATATATTGATAATAGGCTTTACCTAAAAAAAATGATTTTAAATAATTATAAGAAATCATTTGAAGAAGTAAATAAAATTATAGATAATAAAAACATTCAAAAATTTATATTCAAAATAGAAAAAAATATAAAATTAATTGGAATTACTCTAACAGGAAAAGTATTTCATATTGATTGGGAGTCAAATATTAATAATGACTTTAAATTAGATAATAAAATCATTGGGAATATTAATCAAAATGAAATATTAAATTTTCATTCAATGAAAAAAGGAATTAAAAATTATTTATGTATCTTGAATTCTGATGGAAGATTTAAAAAAGTTTTATTTGATGAGAATATGTTTAAAAGTAATAGATCTTTTGCAATAACTAAGTTGAAAAATAATATTCAAATAATTGATTCATTTATTTCTAGTGAAGAAAACAATTTGATAATATTAACGTCAATTGGAAGACTATTTAAATTCAATTTATCAAATAAAAATTTAAACCCCACAACAAAACAATCTCAAGGATTAATGCTTGCAAAACCTTTACCAACTGAAAGGATTGTTTCTTGTTGTCAATATAAAAATGGAGACAATATTTATTTAATTTCAAAGCAAGGAAAAATATTTTGTATTAATAGTAATGAAATTTATTATGCAAATGAATACAATTTGGGGTATTTAAATGAAAGAACTCAACTTAAAAATGATTACTTTCTAAAAGTTTCACCAAGTAATCATTACCTGGATATTGAAACTAATAAAAATAAATCCGCAAGGTTAGATTTTGATAAATTAAATTTCACATCTAACAAAACAAATTTTTTAATTAACTTTTTAAATTTAGAAAAAGGAGAATATCTCGAAAATTGTTTTCGACTAGAAAACTTAATGCACTAG
- the purL gene encoding phosphoribosylformylglycinamidine synthase subunit PurL, translated as MINLEKNDLYDLNEALKIENLTINDYEEICNRLMRKPNRTELGMFGVMWSEHCCYRNSKPLLSKFPTKGKNILVGPGENAGVVDFGNNQKLVFKIESHNHPSAIEPFQGAATGVGGILRDIFTMGARPIAVLNSLRFGNLDKQSNIDLLRGVVSGISHYGNCVGVPTVGGEIEFDDSYSGNPLVNVMALGLLETNEIVCSGAKNIGSPVLYVGNTTGRDGVGGASFASSELTSSSLDDRPAVQVGDPFIEKSLIEACLDSFKTGDVIAAQDMGAAGLTCSSAEMAANGNLGISIDLDLVPSREDNMSSYQYLLSESQERMLLVVKEEKVNNLIEKFKKWGLYANVIGEVIETNEVIISHQGKIVAQIPTSALSDDTPVNVHNVINNPPDYLLKKWEWKENNLPESNEQKIFSLKENKSFTYSQIILKLLSNPSIASKKWIYKQYDSQVQANTVFKPGVSDAAVIRLREQNQKNKSKVFAGVAASVDCNSRWVALDPFRGAIAAVAESARNVSCVGAKPVAITNNLNFSSPENQIGYWQLSSSCNGISEACKVLETPVTGGNVSLYNESKNKENKINPINPTPVIGMVGKIDNVEKAISSEWKNIDDQIWIIGSHKSEKTIAASSYLEYFHGEVTGRPPKIHLLDEKFCQSFLRNGILNSFVVSSHDISDGGLAIALAECCILSAKGAKIELQEDDQNRDDNLLFSEGGSRIIFSVDKTKEKEWLNYLKKIQINSQSSIYIKKIGYVSNQTLNIKNQNRNICNIRVEELTEKFNNGISCHF; from the coding sequence ATGATAAATTTAGAAAAAAATGATCTATATGATCTTAATGAAGCACTTAAAATTGAAAATCTAACAATTAATGATTACGAAGAAATTTGTAATAGGTTAATGCGGAAACCAAATAGAACTGAACTAGGGATGTTTGGTGTAATGTGGTCAGAACATTGTTGTTATAGGAATTCAAAACCTTTATTATCTAAATTTCCGACTAAAGGAAAAAACATCTTAGTTGGCCCGGGAGAAAATGCTGGTGTTGTTGATTTTGGCAATAATCAAAAACTTGTTTTTAAAATAGAAAGTCATAATCATCCTTCTGCTATAGAACCTTTTCAAGGGGCTGCGACAGGGGTAGGAGGAATATTAAGAGATATTTTTACAATGGGAGCAAGGCCAATAGCAGTATTGAATTCTTTGAGATTTGGAAATCTTGATAAACAGTCTAATATTGATTTACTTAGAGGAGTTGTATCGGGAATATCACATTATGGAAATTGTGTAGGTGTCCCTACCGTGGGAGGTGAAATCGAATTTGATGATAGTTATTCTGGAAATCCATTAGTTAATGTTATGGCGTTAGGACTTTTAGAGACTAATGAAATCGTTTGTTCTGGAGCTAAAAATATTGGATCTCCAGTACTATATGTAGGCAATACTACTGGAAGGGATGGTGTTGGAGGTGCTAGTTTTGCAAGCTCAGAATTAACTAGTAGCTCATTAGATGATAGACCTGCAGTACAAGTTGGTGATCCATTTATTGAGAAAAGTCTCATAGAGGCCTGTTTAGATTCTTTTAAAACAGGAGATGTAATTGCAGCTCAAGATATGGGTGCAGCAGGTTTAACTTGCAGTAGTGCAGAAATGGCAGCAAATGGAAATTTAGGTATATCTATTGATTTAGATTTAGTTCCTTCTAGAGAAGATAATATGTCTTCATACCAGTATTTATTATCTGAATCACAAGAGAGAATGTTATTGGTTGTAAAAGAAGAAAAAGTTAATAACCTTATTGAAAAGTTTAAAAAATGGGGATTATATGCAAATGTAATTGGAGAAGTAATAGAAACTAATGAGGTAATTATTTCTCATCAAGGTAAAATTGTCGCTCAAATTCCTACTTCTGCTTTGTCTGATGATACTCCTGTAAACGTTCATAATGTGATTAATAATCCACCTGATTATTTGCTTAAGAAATGGGAGTGGAAAGAAAATAATTTACCAGAAAGTAATGAGCAAAAAATATTTTCATTGAAGGAAAATAAAAGTTTTACTTATTCACAAATTATTTTAAAACTTCTTTCTAATCCATCAATTGCGTCTAAAAAATGGATTTATAAACAATATGATTCTCAAGTTCAAGCAAATACAGTTTTTAAACCTGGAGTATCAGATGCAGCTGTCATAAGATTAAGAGAGCAAAATCAAAAAAATAAAAGTAAGGTATTTGCTGGTGTTGCTGCTTCAGTCGACTGTAATAGTAGATGGGTTGCTCTTGATCCTTTTAGAGGAGCGATCGCTGCAGTTGCAGAATCAGCAAGAAATGTTAGTTGTGTTGGGGCGAAACCAGTAGCAATTACAAATAATTTAAATTTTTCTTCTCCAGAAAATCAAATTGGCTATTGGCAACTTTCATCATCATGCAATGGAATTTCTGAAGCCTGCAAAGTTTTAGAAACTCCTGTCACAGGAGGAAATGTTTCTTTATACAATGAATCAAAAAATAAAGAAAATAAAATTAATCCAATCAATCCTACCCCTGTTATTGGAATGGTTGGAAAAATTGATAATGTTGAAAAAGCCATAAGTAGTGAATGGAAAAATATTGATGATCAAATCTGGATAATTGGTTCTCACAAATCAGAAAAAACAATTGCAGCTAGTTCTTATTTGGAATATTTTCATGGTGAAGTTACAGGTCGACCTCCAAAAATACATTTGTTGGATGAAAAGTTTTGCCAGAGTTTTTTAAGAAATGGGATTTTAAATAGTTTTGTAGTTTCATCTCATGACATAAGTGATGGAGGCTTAGCTATTGCTTTAGCAGAGTGCTGCATTTTGTCAGCGAAGGGTGCAAAAATTGAATTACAGGAAGATGATCAAAACAGAGATGATAATTTACTATTTTCAGAAGGAGGTTCAAGAATTATTTTTTCAGTAGATAAAACGAAAGAAAAAGAATGGCTTAATTATTTAAAAAAAATTCAAATAAATTCGCAATCAAGTATATATATAAAAAAAATAGGCTATGTTTCAAATCAGACTCTTAATATAAAAAATCAAAATAGAAATATTTGCAATATTAGGGTTGAGGAATTAACCGAAAAATTTAATAATGGTATCTCATGTCACTTTTAA
- the purF gene encoding amidophosphoribosyltransferase produces the protein MCGIVGIVSSDDVNQQIYDSLLLLQHRGQDSTGIATMENTIFHIHKAKGQVNTAYRTRDMRNLIGKIGLGHVRYATKGSAESVEEAQPFYVNAPYGIVLIHNGNLTNTRDLEKQLFNIDKRHTNSSSDTEMLLNVFATELQDQIHNQELEPDIIFDAVKSLHKRIQGSYASIALISGHGLLAFRDPFGIRPLVIGKRLSSKTKKEEWMVASESLVLENNDYQVVRDVEPGEAIFINLNGEFFSKQCSENPILCPCAFEYVYLARPDSIMNGISVYKARLKMGDYLSETIKETIKSGDVDVVMPIPDSSRPAAMQVARQLGIEYREGFFKNRYVGRTFIMPGQQKRKKSVRQKLNAMSTEFKNKNVLIVDDSIVRGTTSKEIVQMAKDAGANKVFFTSAAPPVRFPHVYGINMPNRDELIAHDRTIREIADQLEIDNLVYQSVENLCKSIIGGTSIKDLEMSCFTGKYVTGTVNREYLNWVENVYKS, from the coding sequence ATGTGTGGAATAGTTGGAATCGTTTCTTCAGATGATGTAAATCAACAAATTTACGATAGTCTTTTGCTTCTTCAGCATAGAGGTCAAGACTCAACAGGTATAGCTACAATGGAAAACACTATTTTTCATATTCATAAAGCTAAAGGTCAGGTTAATACTGCTTACAGAACAAGAGATATGAGGAATCTAATTGGTAAAATTGGTTTAGGACATGTTAGATATGCAACAAAAGGATCCGCAGAAAGTGTGGAGGAAGCCCAGCCTTTTTATGTAAACGCGCCCTATGGAATTGTGTTGATTCATAATGGTAATTTGACCAATACTAGAGATTTAGAAAAACAACTATTTAATATTGATAAGCGGCATACAAATTCTTCAAGTGATACTGAAATGTTATTAAATGTATTTGCGACAGAATTGCAAGATCAAATTCATAATCAAGAATTAGAACCTGATATTATTTTTGATGCTGTCAAATCCTTACATAAAAGAATTCAGGGTTCATATGCATCTATTGCACTAATTTCAGGGCATGGTTTATTAGCATTCAGAGATCCTTTTGGTATTAGACCATTAGTTATAGGAAAAAGACTTTCATCAAAAACAAAGAAGGAAGAGTGGATGGTTGCCAGCGAATCTTTAGTTCTTGAGAATAATGATTATCAGGTAGTGAGAGATGTAGAACCTGGAGAAGCTATTTTTATAAATCTTAATGGTGAGTTTTTTTCTAAACAATGTTCTGAAAATCCAATATTATGTCCCTGTGCTTTTGAATATGTTTATTTAGCTAGGCCAGATTCAATTATGAATGGAATATCGGTTTATAAAGCTCGTTTAAAAATGGGAGATTATTTGTCTGAAACAATAAAAGAAACAATTAAATCGGGTGATGTAGATGTTGTAATGCCTATTCCAGACTCTTCTCGACCTGCGGCTATGCAAGTTGCTAGACAATTAGGGATAGAATATAGAGAAGGTTTTTTTAAAAATAGATATGTAGGTAGAACATTCATAATGCCAGGTCAACAGAAACGTAAGAAATCTGTAAGACAAAAATTAAATGCTATGAGTACAGAGTTTAAAAATAAAAATGTATTAATTGTTGATGACTCTATAGTAAGAGGTACTACTTCAAAAGAAATTGTACAGATGGCTAAAGATGCAGGAGCAAATAAAGTTTTTTTTACATCAGCGGCGCCTCCTGTTCGTTTTCCTCATGTTTATGGAATTAATATGCCTAATAGAGATGAGTTAATAGCTCATGATAGAACAATTCGCGAAATTGCTGATCAACTTGAAATTGATAACCTCGTTTATCAAAGTGTTGAAAATTTATGTAAATCAATAATAGGAGGAACTTCTATAAAAGATTTGGAAATGAGTTGCTTTACCGGGAAATATGTAACTGGAACAGTAAATCGAGAGTACTTAAATTGGGTTGAAAATGTATATAAATCCTAG